The following coding sequences are from one Rathayibacter sp. SW19 window:
- a CDS encoding glycosyltransferase family 4 protein, giving the protein MCASRPPANGATPADGATPVYHVITPGDHYSPETGSAIPTVVHGLATAAAVREANVRFPQRVVVQEGTYPHRYPDAEALEYQGGPPPSRRERIADAGLSRLGVPRRYAARAYRPIAELLRTAPAGIVVAHNGAALVRLLRDTDHRVVLYAHNNLFRSYSAIEAARTADACDRVICVSRFLRDDLARRVPLRSQDRFRVVTNGVDAQQFAPGPAQQSGTMRVAFIGRVVSEKGPDVLLRAANLLQRDDLEFTIIGSQGFDRNAPLSPYEQELRQLAGADPRVHFEPFTDRAALPERMRDFDVLVVPSRWPEPWALTVGEGMASGLVVVAAAIGGIPEQVGDSGVLVAPDDPPALARALLALADDPGARREYGRSARENAVRQDWSSSWGQFEAVISELAWRPS; this is encoded by the coding sequence ATGTGCGCCAGCCGCCCGCCCGCCAATGGCGCGACACCAGCCGATGGCGCGACGCCCGTCTATCACGTGATCACTCCCGGCGACCACTATTCACCCGAGACGGGTTCCGCCATCCCGACCGTTGTGCACGGGCTGGCGACAGCGGCAGCAGTCCGCGAGGCGAACGTTCGCTTTCCGCAACGCGTCGTCGTTCAGGAGGGAACATATCCCCACCGGTACCCGGATGCCGAGGCGCTGGAATACCAGGGCGGGCCGCCGCCCTCACGTCGCGAACGCATCGCCGATGCCGGTCTCAGCCGTCTCGGCGTGCCGCGCAGGTATGCGGCGCGAGCCTACCGGCCGATCGCCGAACTTCTGCGCACCGCGCCCGCCGGGATTGTCGTCGCACATAACGGTGCTGCCCTGGTGCGCCTGCTGCGCGACACTGATCACCGCGTCGTCTTGTATGCGCACAATAACCTGTTCCGGTCATACTCTGCGATCGAGGCCGCTCGAACTGCGGATGCGTGCGATCGCGTAATCTGCGTCAGTCGCTTTCTCCGCGATGACCTGGCGCGACGCGTGCCGCTTCGATCACAAGATCGCTTCCGCGTGGTCACGAACGGTGTGGACGCGCAGCAGTTCGCGCCCGGTCCGGCGCAGCAGAGCGGCACGATGCGGGTGGCATTTATTGGCAGGGTTGTTTCTGAGAAGGGGCCGGACGTGCTTCTCCGGGCCGCGAACCTATTGCAGCGCGATGACCTGGAGTTCACGATCATCGGCAGCCAGGGCTTCGATCGAAACGCGCCGTTGTCACCGTATGAGCAGGAGTTGCGCCAGCTGGCGGGCGCGGACCCACGGGTGCACTTTGAACCGTTTACCGACAGGGCCGCGCTCCCTGAGCGGATGCGAGATTTCGATGTGCTCGTCGTGCCGTCTCGCTGGCCCGAACCGTGGGCGCTCACGGTCGGCGAGGGGATGGCGAGCGGGCTCGTCGTCGTTGCGGCGGCAATCGGCGGCATCCCGGAACAGGTCGGCGACTCCGGCGTCCTGGTTGCGCCGGACGACCCACCCGCGCTCGCGCGAGCGCTTCTGGCGCTCGCCGACGATCCAGGTGCACGCCGCGAGTACGGGCGCAGTGCCCGCGAGAACGCGGTGCGTCAGGACTGGTCGTCGTCGTGGGGGCAGTTCGAAGCCGTCATTTCAGAACTGGCGTGGCGGCCATCATGA
- a CDS encoding P-loop NTPase family protein: protein MPVEFAVRVLDTVVGVELDGALSADLHASILAQWAHLRVSPDGRTPAQRWRLMLTGADTSNIGDVVPVVASDEESAADQLATELTLAGLRALAGKAFLVHAAGLALDDGRVVAFVGPSGRGKTTLARHLGSDFGYVSDETIAFRSDLSVVPYPKPLSIGSRPGVKQLYSPVELGLRPATGPLRLGALVLLERDAAVTEPRVEAVPLAEALGELVPQMSSLARIPDPLHGLADVIAATGGVRRLVYGGAEDLRALVSTILRTRGGTHARTDPSVGEIPVEAPTGTIARAPYVDALDIDDQLAVLATHRLHILDGIGPALWCASDGVSIAQLETRIASIYGPRPDGTTGAAVAEAIEQLVAAGILHVG from the coding sequence ATGCCCGTGGAGTTTGCAGTGCGCGTGCTCGACACCGTGGTCGGCGTCGAACTCGACGGCGCGCTGTCCGCAGACCTGCATGCGTCGATCCTCGCTCAGTGGGCGCATCTGCGGGTCAGCCCTGACGGCCGCACGCCGGCGCAACGGTGGCGGCTGATGCTGACGGGCGCGGACACGTCGAACATCGGTGACGTGGTGCCCGTTGTGGCCAGCGATGAAGAGTCTGCCGCAGACCAGCTCGCCACCGAACTCACGCTGGCCGGCTTGCGTGCGCTCGCGGGCAAGGCATTTCTGGTTCATGCGGCAGGGCTCGCCCTCGACGACGGGCGAGTCGTGGCGTTCGTCGGGCCGTCCGGCCGCGGCAAGACGACGCTGGCGCGTCATTTGGGCTCTGACTTCGGATACGTGTCCGATGAGACTATTGCGTTTCGGAGCGACTTGAGTGTCGTCCCCTACCCGAAACCCCTGTCGATCGGATCACGACCCGGTGTGAAACAGTTGTACTCGCCTGTCGAACTCGGGCTGCGACCCGCGACCGGCCCGCTTCGTCTCGGAGCGCTGGTTCTGCTCGAGCGGGATGCCGCCGTCACCGAGCCTCGGGTGGAAGCCGTTCCACTTGCCGAGGCTCTCGGCGAACTTGTGCCGCAGATGAGCTCGCTCGCACGAATTCCCGACCCGCTTCACGGCCTCGCCGATGTCATTGCGGCCACGGGAGGGGTGCGGCGGTTGGTCTACGGCGGCGCGGAGGACCTGCGGGCGTTAGTCTCCACGATCCTGCGGACCCGCGGAGGCACGCATGCCCGGACGGACCCGAGTGTCGGTGAGATACCAGTCGAGGCCCCGACAGGAACGATCGCGCGCGCGCCATACGTCGATGCGCTCGACATCGACGACCAACTCGCAGTGCTCGCTACGCATCGGCTGCACATCCTCGACGGGATCGGTCCAGCACTGTGGTGCGCATCCGATGGGGTTTCGATCGCACAGTTGGAGACGCGGATCGCATCCATCTACGGCCCGAGACCCGACGGAACCACCGGCGCGGCTGTTGCGGAGGCTATCGAGCAGCTCGTCGCGGCTGGGATACTGCATGTTGGATAG
- a CDS encoding glycosyltransferase family 2 protein — MKRGSEVRATGEAGDQPATSRDKVSVIIPLFNGDAFIEQTIRCVLNQTHRNLEVIVVDDGSTDGGVEIVRRLLADERVALVLKPHAGIGATRNVGLAWADSSSAYVLFLDQDDKLERDLVAGLVHRLARRPDAVGGHAIADDIDSADRAIGDGSFAGLMRSRRRLSGGRMATAPSDTDVVWPEIFPANNLYPPSAVLLRYRDVVAVGGFDPRYAVADDWDLMLRLLRRGPFVSWDDVQVGYRRYDGNASGDHGRNVRETRAVWATTYYSAANTRGDRALLRRWWRAHQWATAHRKFSEARALLMKLQFARAIGRAADAAAHVALLTPWRRWRLPDAAGDLADRVAPLGRRERGGDSTE, encoded by the coding sequence ATGAAACGCGGGTCGGAGGTGCGCGCAACGGGGGAAGCCGGCGACCAGCCGGCGACGTCCAGGGACAAGGTATCCGTCATCATCCCGCTCTTCAACGGAGATGCCTTTATCGAGCAGACGATTCGGTGCGTCTTGAACCAGACTCATCGGAACCTCGAAGTCATTGTCGTCGACGACGGGTCGACGGATGGCGGTGTAGAGATTGTTCGCCGGCTCCTGGCGGATGAGCGCGTTGCGCTTGTGCTGAAACCGCACGCGGGCATCGGCGCAACGCGGAATGTCGGGTTGGCATGGGCGGATTCGTCGAGTGCATATGTCTTGTTCCTCGACCAAGACGACAAGCTGGAGCGCGATCTTGTTGCCGGCCTCGTGCACCGGCTCGCGCGCCGACCGGATGCGGTCGGCGGCCACGCGATCGCCGACGACATCGATTCCGCCGACCGTGCGATCGGCGACGGTTCCTTCGCCGGACTGATGCGCAGCCGTCGCCGGTTGAGCGGTGGCCGCATGGCTACTGCGCCCTCCGACACCGACGTCGTCTGGCCGGAAATCTTCCCCGCGAACAACCTGTATCCGCCGAGCGCGGTTCTCCTGCGATACCGTGACGTGGTTGCAGTTGGCGGGTTCGACCCTCGCTATGCCGTGGCCGACGATTGGGATCTGATGTTGCGCCTGCTTCGTCGTGGGCCGTTTGTGTCATGGGATGATGTGCAAGTCGGCTACCGACGGTACGACGGCAACGCATCAGGCGACCATGGCCGCAACGTGCGCGAGACCCGCGCGGTCTGGGCCACCACGTACTACTCTGCCGCGAACACGCGCGGAGACCGTGCACTTCTGCGGCGGTGGTGGCGCGCACATCAATGGGCGACCGCACACAGAAAATTTAGTGAGGCTCGAGCTTTGCTGATGAAGCTGCAGTTTGCGCGCGCTATCGGGCGGGCAGCGGATGCCGCGGCGCACGTTGCGCTGCTGACCCCGTGGCGGCGGTGGCGCTTGCCCGATGCAGCCGGCGACCTCGCCGACCGCGTGGCGCCCCTCGGCCGCCGTGAGCGCGGAGGCGACTCGACGGAATGA